The genomic stretch GATGGAGGAGTCTTTCCGTCGCACACTTTGGCTCATCTACATCCTGGATTGCTTCTTGACCAGCAGCCCAGGACGCCATCCAGCATTGACCCACCTTGATGTCCAAGATGTTTCACTGCCCTGTCTCGACATGAATTACAACTTTACGAGTCCTGTACATGTTCGCACCCTCAGCGGCGCCCCCCCAGCGGGCTTGAAGGATCCCTCTGCCCAGCTCAGCGAGGTGGGCGAGTTTGGTCATATTGTCTTGGCCACCAAGGCCTGGCGCCAAGTCGTCGAGATGATGACCACCACGACGTTGGCCACCTTTTCCGATGAGAGGTGTGTGCAGCTTGAGCAAGACATTGAGGTCCTCAGACAGTCCCTTCCCATGCACTTTGCCGACAAgcccaacaacatcaacctccacatCACCATGGGCAGCGGCTACACGTATGCCTTTATCCACTGCCTCTTGAACTGCGGCACCATCTTTGTCAACCGCAGACGCATGCTCCAGGTGGTCACGGACGAGAACTTTAGCATCGACTTGTGGCGTGGATCTTCCCACACTCACGTCCAGACTGTTGACAAGATCTTTGCGGCTTCTCACAGCATCATCCACTCGCTGTTGGCCCTGGAAACCGGAGCTGACAAGGACAGCATCCTGTGCTTCCCTCTGTTTATGCTCTTTGCCGCCTTCACCGCCGGCTCAACCGTCGCATACCTTACACTGAAGGGACTGGCCCCCGCCAACTCGAGCGAGTCCGCATTCAACATAGTGAGGGACAGTGTTCGCATGTGCCAGGACGGAGCCGAATCCTGGCCCCTGGTCATCCCCTGGCAGCGCCACCTCTCGGTCATGTCTAAGGTCCTTCGCGACGTGAAGAGCGCGCCACGCGACAAGGCCCGCGAAGACAGCAAGAAGCGGGCCCTCTCGCCATCTGTCAAGGACGACAATGTCAGCCAAACCGACACGAATCCGGACGCGATGGACTATGAACAACCCGATGTGTCCACTGCTGGCCCTCAAGCTGTCCCTACCACTGAGGGTCGGGCAAGCGAGCCCCCGGTACCCCGCAAGACCGGCATCACCACTATCAATGGTGGGCCTGTTGCCGTTCCCACACCCGCCGACagcccgccaccaccagtaCCAGTCGTCGCCAAGGTTgactccccttccccagccTCACCAGGCTCAGCTCTCGGCGGTGTCCAGTCGTCTAGTACCGGTCCCGATGTTCCCGACGTGGACATGACGGCGCTGGAGTTGTGCGCAGCGTTTGAGAGGCAGCTGCTCGAGCTGGATGACTTGGCCGCTTTCATGGGGGGCGGAGTGTGAGTGTTGATTCCACTTTCTCCCTTCTTGGGAGTTGATCCCAAGCTAATCAAGGCAACAGTGGGAGTGCGCCGAGCTAGATGTTCTTGAAGGAAGCGCATAGAGTGAGGaagtgaagaagaagggtcCGATCTTTCCCTTACTAAGCACGGTTTTCTGTAAACTATTTCTTTGTTGCGTTGTTCTGTACAATACTTGGCTTTTTATTCTTTGGCTCTTTTTGTCAGGGACACCTCGTCCTTCTAGGGAGGGTTTCTGTTCTTGTGTGGCTGGGATAATTGATGacgggaggggttggtgttgggggaaaTGGATGGGGTGGGCTGTTTTTGCAAGGAGTTTTGTGCGATGGAGGGATACCACCCAAGCGGTTCATGTTATGGTTCACGGCCGGTTTTACAGGCCATGGGGGAAGGCAAAAGTGTCTAGATGGGGatactattttttttgtCATTTTATAGGAGGCAGCGTGTGCTCTACCTAATCTACCTATCTTGCCTGTATGGCTTGTGTCAACTTATCTTCCGAGGTGCCTGGTTTTCCTGCGTGATTTCTCTGTGTGGTTTCTCTGTGTGGTTTCTCTGCGTGGTTTCTCTGCGTGGTTGTGATGAATCTCGGTGTCTTGATAGGATCCATGGTCCCGGAAAAGAGCGCCGGTTGCGCATGACTCGGGACCAAGTTCGGACGACGATTCTAGGTGACGTTTACGGAAGGCTTGAATTCATGTGATTCCAATGCCGTTGATCGGCTGCCGTTTTTTGTTTGGTTCCAAcggtgtggtgggtggtgtgttgATGCTGTGCAGCATCAGAATTCGCTCAGGTGCTTGCGTTGGATTGGTGAGCGGAGGGTAATACTGCGTTAGTGGTATGCAGTTTCAGGATCGGGGATTATGTGAGGGGAATACTGGGGGAGCGATgtcggtttttttttttttccccttgGGGGGGGGATTGTATGTCTTGATGAGGCCGtctgcttttttttcttggaggGGAGAGGTGATGGCTTGTTTACTTTGGTAGATATCACggtttgaggttggggttgttgaggaatcAACCACGGTTGAACGTCTGGTGAGTGTGCTTGACGACTGACTGCATTTTCAGTTCTGATGTGCACCAGCGGGCGGATCTACAATAAAGGCTGGAGGTGATTTGAGCACTTACGGTTTGTCAGCTTTGCGCCTTCctgcatcatcaccaacgtTACCGCCACCACGCCTTCCCAAccaacgacatcatcaccccttCGCTCGGCACCGAGCCCTCATTGAATTTTACGACCAACACTTAACCTTGCTCGACACCCACCTAGGTGTCAACCCTCCACGCCAATATCCCTAACTACCCAACATCAATTTCCCTAGCCATCCTCAACATgaccacccccaccctcaactacctcaccacccgccTCCCAAGCCTCCTCCCAAAATCAACCCACCTCTCCGACATCCCCAACCCATTCCGTCTATTAGCCTCCCTCGACAGGCAGAACTGGGCTTTTTTCTCGGTGGCATTCTTTGCTTGGGTGAGTTAACACCATCACCGCAGAATAAGATCTTACTAATAGTGAACTACCAATAAGACATGGGACGCCTTCGACTTTTTTACTGTTTCTCTCACCCTTCCCGACCTTGCCAAGTCTTTTGGTCGGTCACGAACGGAGATAACGTGGGGGATTACACTGGTACTGATGTTCAGGACGGTGGGGGCTGTGGCgtttggggttgtgggggatCGGtatgggaggaggtgggggttTGTGGTTAATAAtgggttgtttgttgttttggagttggtgagttatttcttttttcgaCCGAGGGGGGTGGTCTTGGGATGGGAGGCAGCGGGGAGGGATCAAACGGGATGGTataaaaggggggtggttgttgtttggtttgggggtggcaGGGGCGGGGGAAGGGAATTGGAGTGTCTGGACGGGGTGTGGGCCAGGATGTTGAAGTACGCCCAGCGCGATCTCTCGGGCACCAAAGGCATCATCATGTTCCGCAACATGTATAGCCTTATTTGATCATGGCTGGTGGATTTTGGGAATGAGCATTTCATGTTTTGACCCAAGAGTTCACACACCTGGATGGACTTTGGAGGTGGGCTGGGGTTGCCATTCCTaagcagaagaagattgCAACTCGCCGCTAGATTTACAGCCGCGTTGACCGAGAGCTCTTCTCATCCGTCATCTCACCGTGGGCCAACGTTGTTAAACTGGGATCAGACATTCGCCAACCGCAACAGTTTACCCTTCTACTACCTCAAGCAGATATTTACCATAATGGCAAAGGCAGGGGGGGTTGTTCCTGCGCGTGCGAACAGGAACTCGACTGCTCCCCTCGGCCCAAGAGGTATATCTCGAAATGACCTGGGGAGAAGCCGGAAAGGCTCGAGGCCAGGAGTCGGATGCAGCGGGAACCAGGGCCGGAGCCCTAGTTCTTGAGCAAACACTGCGTGACGGGAACGGGCCCCGGTGTCTCTATATGCCAAGTTGCATAGCCGGGTTTGAGGTTCTGGATCCCACGCCGAAGATAGTCGCGCAACCAGCGCTTCGAAACGGGGGGTGTTCGCAAAGTTGAGATGATGTCATATTCAAGGGTCCAAGTGGATAGGTCAGATTCAGGGATCAGGAACAAGCTCTTCCTTCCCGCGCGGATCTTATCTCTTGGCGATTTGACCCCTGGATCCCTGTTTTGGTCTTCCTTCAACGACGGTTCCACTGAGTCTTTATTCAACTTGTTCTTTTCACCGGCTAATATGTACTACCTTCTAGGCCACCGGCTTTTGCCAAACCTACTCCCAATTCCTCGCCTGCCGCGCCCTTTTTGGAATAGCAATGGGCGGCCTATATGGCAATGCAGCTGCCACTGCCCTTGAAGATCTCCCACCGATCGCCCGCGGGTTGATGTCTGGTCTTCTCCAGCAAGGCTACGCTTTTGGCTatctcctctccaccgccttctCCCGCGCCTTGGTTGACACCACTCCCTATGGTTGGCGCCCATTATTCTGGTTTGGAGCTTGTCCTCCTGTTCTTATTATTGGTTtgcggttgttgctgccagAGACGAGAACATACCAAAAGTTAAAGATGGAGCGAGAGCTcaaacaccagcagcagcaagatgaggaggagggttccGGCCAGGAGGGGGGAACTGGAACGCGCAAGAAGGGGGTGACGCATGTGTTTTGGGAGCAGGGGAAGCAAGTCATGAGAAAGGAATGGTTGTTGCTCACGTACatggtgttgctgatggcAGGGTTCAACTTTATGAGTCATGGCTCGCAGGACTTGTATCCTGTGCTGCTTGACACGCAGTTTTTGTTTTCGAGGGATCAGGGGACGACTATTCAGGTTATTGCCAATGTCGGGGCTATGCTCGGGGGTACGACGGTTGGGTTTATGAGTCAGTTTGCGGGCAGGAGACTGAGTATCTTGGTGATGTGTGTTTTGGGAGGCGCGCTGTTGTATCCGTATACTGCGACTGATGTCGCCAATcagggatgggggaggattGCTGCGGCGGCGTTTTGGGAGCAGTTTGCTGTTCAGGGGGCTTGGGGGGTCATACCCGCTCATTTGATGGAGTTGTCTCCTGCGAAATTCCGGACTTTTGTTGTTGGCACGTCGTATCAGCTGGGTAATCTGGTTAGCTCGGCATCGAGCACGATTGAGAGCACGATTGGGGAGAGGTTTCCACTGCCTCCGGAGACGACACCCGACGGAACAGTGGTTGGACAGAGATGCGAGTATGGGAAGGTCATCTGCATCTTCATGGGTTGCGTCTATGCGtatgtggtggtgctgacgCTGCTGGGGCCGGAATGTCTTGGTAGGAGGTTTGACCGGCGTGATAGTGAGGCTTTGGAGGACACTGGGGTAGTATTTGGGGAGGATCATGAACAGGGTTTTGAGATCTTTCAAGGTGCACAGGTAGAAAGGGAGAAACGTGATCGGAAGGGTGAAGAGGCGGTATGACGAAGAAGATTGTGACGAAGGGACACGCGCGATGAGTACCTACATCCTAATGACAAACTTTCGGTTCAGTTCCAGGTTACTTAGGCGTGGAGGCGTTGACACGTCTAACGGCTTCAACGGCGGCAAACTTGAGAACGCCACACACCTGTCACCGACATCGTGACTGTTTGTGGTCATATGGACCCCGCGCCACACGCCTAACCTTTTCTTCCACTCTTCCCGGCATGTAAACTTTATCTCTTTGCACTCAAATCTGTCCCGCTGCCACTGAACCGAAACCTCACCCTGCACCCTTCCGAGAATCAACCACAAGATGACCACAATGGGCACGATGTTGCGGTTGCGCAAACCCTTATCGTCTTTCTTTCTGATACTACTCATATCGACTCTCGCACTTGCCTTACCCGCAGAAGCATCACCGCCGATCCACGACACAAAACCTGCAAGCACATCTGCCCGGCGTCGGGCGATTGGCTGTCCGGGATTCCACCCTGATTTTGCGTGGTTGGTTCTCCCCCCCCGTAACCAGTGGGAGGCAGACTGGCTCATGGCTCAGATCCGCCAAGAGCAGCTACCTGCCGGGGAGAGGGCGATTCTCCTTGACCCTACTCCCCATCGGCTCTGTGTGAGGCAGTGCGTCATGGACAACTGTAAGGGTGTTTGTGGAAGGGAGTGGCAGGTTTACCCCGTTCATGGAGTGGATGACGCACAAGACTGACGGTAACGTGGGA from Podospora pseudopauciseta strain CBS 411.78 chromosome 3, whole genome shotgun sequence encodes the following:
- a CDS encoding hypothetical protein (COG:B; EggNog:ENOG503NZ0W); the protein is MASVVRSTALRAGGACVRCRKGKTKCVYENGRAPCKNCAKGMHECYLPSESMAHGGHGVSPARMQHRIRESLPSERVVSSSAVDRQVPAGPSSSVSRHASAAHEKLTPELMTECERVISKTLPACVAFHKPTFLVALKNASMEPTMVNALLTTAARHSPAMIRRYGGHGSSSTAAEHFASKTINLVMQNLDTPSLADIQSVCLLILHEWGCRNAVRAYTYLGLAARMAQMYRLVHHHNSTNEPDQFQMEESFRRTLWLIYILDCFLTSSPGRHPALTHLDVQDVSLPCLDMNYNFTSPVHVRTLSGAPPAGLKDPSAQLSEVGEFGHIVLATKAWRQVVEMMTTTTLATFSDERCVQLEQDIEVLRQSLPMHFADKPNNINLHITMGSGYTYAFIHCLLNCGTIFVNRRRMLQVVTDENFSIDLWRGSSHTHVQTVDKIFAASHSIIHSLLALETGADKDSILCFPLFMLFAAFTAGSTVAYLTLKGLAPANSSESAFNIVRDSVRMCQDGAESWPLVIPWQRHLSVMSKVLRDVKSAPRDKAREDSKKRALSPSVKDDNVSQTDTNPDAMDYEQPDVSTAGPQAVPTTEGRASEPPVPRKTGITTINGGPVAVPTPADSPPPPVPVVAKVDSPSPASPGSALGGVQSSSTGPDVPDVDMTALELCAAFERQLLELDDLAAFMGGGVGSAPS
- the JEN1 gene encoding Carboxylic acid transporter (EggNog:ENOG503NXDP; COG:E; COG:G; COG:P) — translated: MTTPTLNYLTTRLPSLLPKSTHLSDIPNPFRLLASLDRQNWAFFSVAFFAWTWDAFDFFTVSLTLPDLAKSFGRSRTEITWGITLVLMFRTVGAVAFGVVGDRYGRRWGFVVNNGLFVVLELATGFCQTYSQFLACRALFGIAMGGLYGNAAATALEDLPPIARGLMSGLLQQGYAFGYLLSTAFSRALVDTTPYGWRPLFWFGACPPVLIIGLRLLLPETRTYQKLKMERELKHQQQQDEEEGSGQEGGTGTRKKGVTHVFWEQGKQVMRKEWLLLTYMVLLMAGFNFMSHGSQDLYPVLLDTQFLFSRDQGTTIQVIANVGAMLGGTTVGFMSQFAGRRLSILVMCVLGGALLYPYTATDVANQGWGRIAAAAFWEQFAVQGAWGVIPAHLMELSPAKFRTFVVGTSYQLGNLVSSASSTIESTIGERFPLPPETTPDGTVVGQRCEYGKVICIFMGCVYAYVVVLTLLGPECLGRRFDRRDSEALEDTGVVFGEDHEQGFEIFQGAQVEREKRDRKGEEAV